In a genomic window of Streptomyces katrae:
- a CDS encoding (deoxy)nucleoside triphosphate pyrophosphohydrolase translates to MTVRVVVGGALCRDGRLLAARRSAPPELAGRWELPGGKAEPGETVPEALVRELREELGVETEALERIPGEWPLKPGLVLHVWTARLLSGEPAPLEDHDELRWLAPHELDSVDWLDQDRPFVAEAGRRLAGQGAAGAHRGA, encoded by the coding sequence ATGACTGTACGCGTGGTCGTGGGCGGAGCCCTTTGTCGTGACGGGCGCCTGCTGGCTGCCCGCCGCAGCGCACCCCCGGAGCTCGCCGGCCGCTGGGAGCTCCCCGGCGGGAAGGCCGAGCCGGGCGAGACCGTGCCCGAGGCGCTGGTGCGCGAGCTGCGCGAGGAGCTCGGCGTCGAGACCGAGGCGCTGGAGCGGATCCCGGGCGAGTGGCCGCTGAAGCCCGGACTCGTCCTGCACGTGTGGACCGCCCGGCTGCTGTCCGGCGAGCCGGCCCCGCTGGAGGACCACGACGAGCTGCGCTGGCTCGCCCCGCACGAGCTGGACTCCGTCGACTGGCTCGACCAGGACCGGCCCTTCGTCGCCGAAGCGGGCCGCAGGCTCGCCGGCCAGGGAGCGGCCGGGGCGCACCGGGGCGCGTGA
- a CDS encoding ATP-binding protein — protein sequence MIGVIDTDGECAEWAFPAEPGAVRTARHAVRGALRSWGLDAVGDVTVLLVSELVTNSLRYASGPIGVRLERRNPAAPGLTGGPALLVEVSDPLPDPPRERVADADDEGGRGLHLVAVSARRWGTRHGKSGKTVWFELALPGE from the coding sequence GTGATCGGCGTGATCGACACAGACGGTGAATGTGCCGAGTGGGCCTTCCCCGCCGAGCCCGGTGCCGTCCGCACCGCCCGCCACGCCGTGCGCGGCGCGCTGCGCTCCTGGGGCCTGGACGCCGTCGGCGATGTGACCGTCCTGCTGGTCAGTGAGCTGGTCACCAACTCCCTGCGCTACGCCTCGGGTCCCATCGGAGTCCGCCTGGAGCGGCGCAATCCCGCCGCCCCGGGCCTCACGGGCGGCCCGGCCCTCCTCGTGGAAGTCTCCGATCCGCTTCCGGATCCGCCCCGCGAACGGGTCGCCGACGCCGACGACGAGGGCGGCCGCGGACTCCACCTCGTCGCCGTCTCCGCGCGCCGCTGGGGCACCCGGCACGGGAAGTCGGGGAAAACCGTGTGGTTCGAGTTGGCTCTTCCTGGTGAGTAA
- a CDS encoding SpoIIE family protein phosphatase, with protein MWHSSPPGSIYDYIKVASFSIGPDGLVDQWSLRAEELFGLPAAQTVGRDPVEAFMPPELRDGGHRKVAEILDGKEWTGLVPFRIPGGTGAHGVAEIYVMPTQTETGERAALCVVVDVRALRRIESDLAASQAIFGQSPFGFLLFGTDLTVQRANRRFATVFGGAAEEHRGRTVHDYLPPHEADRMTVALRRVLETGESVTDLRITGATPGSRENRHWSINLYRVHDGTGRPIGVAGLGTDVTRRHLAAREAAGVRRNLALLNEAGHRIGNSLDLETTARELLDVTVPGFCDVAAVDLYEGLLTGDDDRPARPQGPGVPSLPGQGARRAPSAPLRRVAFASAVSDAPLSGPGAPAAVGETHRYPAASPGAVALRTARTRLIDGGGSDDRVQSTLIVPMVAHDTVVGLAQFSRTKGSEPFGERDRAVAVELAARAAVCIDNARLYRREHERALILQRSLLPPGDPEAAGLDIACRYLPGNAATEVGGDWFDVIELPGHRTALVVGDVMGRGLRAAVAMGELRTAVRTLALLDLEPAEVLTALDEVARGLGAPGGAQQASRSALHSRDADRSEVYLATCVYAVYDPVTRRCTIANAGHMPPVLVEPAEDGAAPRPGLLLEIPTGMPLGVGGEPFEEVEVELPEGALLALYTDGLVESRDHPLEEGLRGLRGAVADPGRPLEEVCDHVLNTLHTRHGEDDIALLMARVQGLPVEAVGDWQLPREARSVGRARELARTKLPAWGLEGLLDTTELLVSELVTNALRYGEGEIRLRLLLDRTLVCEVWDANLAQPRRRRARDTDEGGRGLQLVGLLSAGWGTRRTHRGKTVWFELPLPMPGAAPDETGAELSAEQLLSMYG; from the coding sequence ATGTGGCACAGCAGTCCGCCTGGCTCGATATATGACTACATAAAGGTCGCGTCGTTCTCGATCGGCCCGGACGGGCTGGTCGACCAGTGGAGCCTGCGCGCCGAGGAACTGTTCGGACTTCCCGCAGCCCAGACCGTGGGCCGCGATCCGGTCGAGGCCTTCATGCCCCCCGAACTGCGCGACGGCGGGCACCGCAAGGTCGCGGAGATCCTCGACGGCAAGGAATGGACCGGCCTGGTCCCCTTCCGCATCCCCGGCGGCACCGGCGCGCACGGCGTGGCCGAGATCTACGTGATGCCCACCCAGACCGAGACCGGCGAGCGGGCCGCGCTCTGCGTCGTGGTCGACGTACGCGCACTGCGACGCATCGAATCCGACCTCGCCGCATCGCAGGCCATATTCGGCCAATCTCCCTTCGGGTTCCTGCTCTTCGGCACCGACCTCACCGTGCAGCGCGCCAACCGCCGCTTCGCCACCGTGTTCGGCGGAGCCGCCGAGGAACACCGCGGCCGCACCGTGCACGACTACCTGCCCCCGCACGAGGCCGACCGCATGACCGTTGCGCTGCGCCGCGTCCTGGAGACCGGCGAATCCGTCACCGACCTGCGGATCACCGGAGCCACCCCCGGCAGCCGCGAAAACCGCCACTGGTCCATCAACCTCTACCGCGTCCACGACGGCACCGGCCGCCCCATCGGCGTCGCCGGCCTCGGCACCGACGTCACCCGGCGCCACCTCGCCGCCCGCGAAGCCGCCGGCGTCCGCCGCAACCTCGCCCTCCTCAACGAGGCCGGGCACCGCATCGGCAACTCCCTCGACCTGGAGACCACCGCCCGCGAACTCCTCGACGTCACCGTCCCCGGCTTCTGCGACGTCGCCGCCGTCGACCTCTACGAAGGCCTCCTGACCGGCGACGACGACCGCCCCGCCCGCCCGCAGGGCCCCGGCGTGCCCTCCCTGCCCGGGCAGGGCGCCCGCCGCGCCCCCTCCGCCCCGCTCCGGCGCGTCGCCTTCGCCTCCGCCGTGTCCGACGCCCCGCTCTCGGGGCCCGGCGCCCCCGCCGCCGTGGGGGAGACCCACCGCTACCCGGCCGCCTCCCCCGGCGCCGTCGCCCTGCGCACCGCACGGACCCGGCTCATCGACGGAGGCGGATCCGACGACCGCGTCCAGTCCACCCTCATCGTGCCGATGGTCGCCCACGACACCGTCGTCGGCCTCGCCCAGTTCTCCCGCACCAAGGGCAGCGAACCCTTCGGCGAACGGGACCGGGCCGTCGCCGTCGAACTCGCCGCCCGCGCCGCCGTCTGCATCGACAACGCCCGCCTCTACCGGCGCGAACACGAACGCGCCCTGATCCTCCAGCGCAGCCTCCTGCCCCCCGGCGACCCCGAAGCGGCCGGCCTGGACATCGCCTGCCGCTACCTGCCCGGCAACGCCGCCACCGAGGTCGGCGGCGACTGGTTCGACGTCATCGAACTGCCCGGGCACCGCACCGCCCTGGTCGTCGGCGACGTCATGGGCCGCGGGCTGCGCGCCGCCGTCGCCATGGGCGAACTGCGGACCGCCGTACGCACCCTCGCCCTGCTCGACCTCGAACCCGCCGAGGTCCTCACCGCCCTCGACGAGGTAGCCCGCGGCCTCGGCGCACCCGGCGGCGCCCAGCAGGCCTCCCGCTCCGCCCTGCACTCCCGCGACGCCGACCGCTCCGAGGTCTACCTCGCCACCTGCGTCTACGCCGTCTACGACCCGGTGACCCGGCGCTGCACCATCGCCAACGCCGGCCACATGCCGCCCGTCCTGGTCGAACCCGCCGAGGACGGCGCCGCCCCCCGCCCCGGCCTGCTGCTGGAGATCCCCACCGGCATGCCGCTCGGCGTCGGCGGCGAACCCTTCGAGGAGGTCGAGGTGGAACTCCCCGAGGGCGCCCTGCTCGCCCTCTACACCGACGGGCTCGTCGAATCCCGCGACCACCCCCTGGAGGAGGGGCTGCGCGGACTGCGCGGAGCCGTCGCGGACCCGGGCCGCCCGCTGGAGGAGGTCTGCGACCACGTCCTGAACACCCTGCACACCCGCCACGGCGAGGACGACATCGCCCTGCTGATGGCCCGCGTCCAGGGACTGCCCGTGGAAGCCGTCGGCGACTGGCAGCTCCCCCGCGAGGCCCGCTCGGTCGGCCGCGCCCGCGAACTGGCCCGCACCAAACTGCCCGCCTGGGGCCTGGAGGGACTCCTCGACACCACGGAACTGCTGGTCAGCGAGCTCGTCACCAACGCCCTGCGGTACGGGGAGGGCGAGATCCGGCTCCGGCTGCTGCTCGACCGGACCCTGGTGTGCGAGGTCTGGGACGCCAACCTGGCCCAGCCCCGCCGCCGCCGCGCCCGGGACACCGACGAGGGCGGCCGCGGCCTGCAACTGGTCGGCCTGCTCTCGGCGGGCTGGGGCACCCGGCGCACCCACCGGGGCAAGACGGTCTGGTTCGAGCTCCCGCTCCCCATGCCGGGCGCCGCCCCGGACGAGACGGGCGCCGAACTCTCGGCGGAGCAGCTGCTGAGCATGTACGGGTGA
- a CDS encoding PspA/IM30 family protein, producing MSKQTILGRVTQLAKADINALLDQAEDPQKMLDQLIRDYANNISEAEQAVATTIGNLRMLEADHKEDVDAAAEWGTKALAASRKADGLRASGATAEADRFDNLAKVALGRQMQSEREAGVSAPVIAAQTEVVDKLRAGLDSMKDKLTQLQAKRDELVARARTAQAQNAMLDAVKDVDVLDPTSDLHRFEEKVRREEAMALGRQELAASSLDAQFESLEELGRASEIEARLAALKARAA from the coding sequence GTGAGCAAGCAGACCATCCTCGGCCGTGTCACCCAGCTCGCGAAGGCCGACATCAACGCCCTGCTGGACCAGGCGGAGGATCCGCAGAAGATGCTCGACCAGCTGATCCGCGACTACGCGAACAACATCTCGGAGGCCGAGCAGGCGGTGGCCACCACCATCGGCAACCTGCGGATGCTGGAGGCCGACCACAAGGAGGACGTGGACGCGGCCGCCGAGTGGGGCACGAAGGCGCTCGCGGCGAGCCGGAAGGCGGACGGGCTGCGGGCGTCGGGGGCGACGGCGGAGGCGGACCGGTTCGACAACCTGGCGAAGGTGGCCCTGGGGCGGCAGATGCAGTCGGAGAGGGAGGCGGGGGTGTCCGCGCCGGTGATCGCCGCCCAGACGGAGGTCGTCGACAAGCTCAGGGCGGGGCTGGACTCGATGAAGGACAAGCTGACGCAGCTCCAGGCCAAGCGGGACGAGCTGGTGGCGCGGGCGCGGACGGCGCAGGCGCAGAACGCGATGCTGGACGCCGTGAAGGACGTCGACGTGCTGGATCCGACGAGCGACCTGCACCGCTTCGAGGAGAAGGTGCGGCGCGAGGAGGCCATGGCCCTGGGCCGGCAGGAGCTGGCGGCGTCCTCGCTGGACGCTCAGTTCGAGTCGCTGGAGGAGTTGGGCAGGGCCTCGGAGATCGAGGCCCGCCTGGCCGCCCTCAAAGCCCGGGCGGCGTAG
- a CDS encoding TPM domain-containing protein, with the protein MTAHTLPNVYPPRARTSRQRPAPRHALRLVVVLLALAGWWGVAAPGAWAEDPVTLEQGQITDRVGALGNRRPAVVAALERLYSDRRIQLFVTYVHDFSDRSPQSWADATAQKNGFGQDDLLLAVATGSRQYAYSADVDSGFTEAQLADVARTAIEPALRQNDWAGAAIGAANGYDAVLGGQRVPVPAITPGPANPGGGAAKGESGVGDYVLPVVAVGAAGALGAYAVSRRRRRGGGGGRGTATAHPGWDGRRAEPAPLAEVDARARTLLVETDDAIRTSTEELGFATAQFGEEAVTSFTRAVAYAKGELMQAFRLRQQLDDAYPEDDATRRRMLEEILARCAEANRRLDAESAAFDRLRDLEKNAPQALAAVEARFRELTGRTTTATATLTALAGRYADSASAPVASHAEQAKDRLLFATTSLGEARAALDGGDSGRAAVHVRAAEGAVDQAATLVDAVERRAQELAEAAGKLPGALTETETDLADARGLLTGTTAGSSTADLRGRIGRAESVLADVRREQAAGRYDPIDALRRVEEADAALDEALAGAREQESGRRRAAALLDQAQWSARSAVGAATDYVTTSRGAVGSEARTRLAEAQRHLERSVSLADGDPAGALAEAQRADSLAREAQQLAEQDVREYRNPYAGQRAGGGRGGAVLGGIILGELLRGGGRGGFGGGGGGGGGFGGGGFGSGGGGGGSGPGSFGGQGTRGRMGGGGRF; encoded by the coding sequence ATGACCGCCCATACCCTGCCAAATGTGTACCCGCCGAGAGCCCGGACGTCGCGACAGCGTCCCGCGCCGCGTCACGCCCTCCGTCTCGTCGTCGTGTTGTTGGCGCTCGCCGGATGGTGGGGTGTGGCGGCGCCCGGGGCATGGGCCGAGGATCCCGTCACCCTGGAGCAGGGGCAGATCACCGACCGGGTGGGCGCCCTCGGGAACCGTCGGCCCGCCGTCGTCGCCGCGCTGGAGCGGCTGTACTCCGACCGGCGGATCCAGCTGTTCGTCACCTACGTGCACGACTTCTCCGACCGCTCCCCCCAGAGCTGGGCCGACGCCACCGCCCAGAAGAACGGCTTCGGGCAGGACGACCTCCTGCTCGCGGTGGCCACCGGCTCCCGCCAGTACGCCTATTCGGCAGACGTCGACTCCGGTTTCACCGAGGCGCAGCTCGCCGACGTCGCCCGTACCGCCATCGAGCCGGCCCTGCGGCAGAACGACTGGGCGGGCGCCGCCATCGGCGCGGCCAACGGCTACGACGCGGTGCTCGGCGGCCAGCGCGTCCCCGTGCCGGCCATCACCCCCGGCCCGGCGAACCCGGGCGGTGGCGCGGCGAAGGGGGAGAGCGGGGTCGGGGACTACGTGCTCCCGGTGGTCGCCGTCGGCGCGGCCGGGGCGCTCGGGGCGTACGCGGTGAGCCGTCGCCGCAGGCGCGGCGGGGGCGGCGGCCGTGGGACGGCGACCGCGCACCCCGGGTGGGACGGGCGGCGGGCGGAGCCGGCCCCGCTCGCGGAGGTGGACGCGCGGGCCAGGACGCTGCTGGTGGAGACCGACGACGCGATCCGCACGAGCACGGAGGAACTCGGCTTCGCCACCGCCCAGTTCGGCGAGGAGGCGGTCACCTCCTTCACCAGGGCGGTCGCCTACGCCAAGGGCGAGCTGATGCAGGCCTTCCGGCTGCGCCAGCAGCTGGACGACGCCTACCCCGAGGACGACGCCACCCGCCGCCGGATGCTGGAGGAGATCCTGGCCCGCTGCGCGGAGGCGAACCGGCGGCTGGACGCCGAGTCGGCGGCCTTCGACCGGCTGCGGGACCTGGAGAAGAACGCCCCGCAGGCCCTGGCCGCGGTGGAGGCCCGTTTCCGGGAGCTGACCGGACGGACGACGACGGCCACGGCGACCCTGACGGCCCTGGCCGGCCGGTACGCGGACTCCGCGTCGGCGCCGGTGGCCTCCCACGCCGAACAGGCGAAGGACCGGCTGCTGTTCGCGACGACCAGTCTCGGCGAGGCACGGGCGGCGCTGGACGGCGGGGACAGCGGCCGGGCGGCGGTGCACGTGCGGGCCGCCGAGGGGGCGGTGGACCAGGCGGCGACGCTGGTGGACGCGGTGGAGCGGCGTGCCCAGGAGCTGGCGGAGGCGGCGGGGAAGCTGCCGGGTGCCCTCACCGAGACGGAGACCGACCTCGCCGACGCGCGCGGCCTGCTGACCGGCACGACGGCGGGCTCCTCCACGGCGGACCTGCGGGGCCGGATCGGCCGGGCGGAGTCCGTACTGGCCGACGTGCGGCGGGAGCAGGCGGCCGGCCGGTACGACCCGATCGACGCGCTGCGCCGGGTCGAGGAGGCCGACGCGGCGCTGGACGAGGCCCTGGCGGGTGCGCGGGAGCAGGAGTCGGGGCGGCGGCGGGCGGCGGCCCTGCTGGACCAGGCCCAGTGGTCGGCCCGCAGTGCGGTCGGCGCGGCGACGGACTACGTCACCACGAGCCGGGGCGCCGTGGGCAGCGAGGCCCGCACCCGGCTGGCGGAGGCGCAGCGGCACTTGGAGCGGTCGGTGTCCCTGGCGGACGGGGACCCGGCGGGCGCGCTGGCGGAGGCTCAGCGGGCGGACTCCCTGGCGCGGGAGGCGCAGCAGCTGGCGGAGCAGGACGTACGGGAGTACCGGAACCCGTACGCCGGGCAGCGGGCGGGCGGCGGCCGGGGCGGGGCGGTCCTCGGCGGGATCATCCTCGGCGAACTCCTGCGCGGCGGCGGCCGGGGCGGCTTCGGCGGAGGCGGAGGCGGAGGCGGCGGCTTCGGTGGCGGAGGCTTCGGGAGCGGCGGCGGCGGTGGCGGCAGCGGCCCGGGCTCCTTCGGCGGCCAGGGCACCCGGGGCCGCATGGGCGGCGGCGGCCGCTTCTGA
- a CDS encoding succinate dehydrogenase/fumarate reductase iron-sulfur subunit: MTTYDARFRVWRGDAEGGDLRDFTVEVHDGEVVLDIVHRLQATQAPDLAVRWNCKAGKCGSCSAEINGRPRLMCMTRMSVFDRAETVTITPLRAFPVVRDLVTDVSFNYEKARSVPAFVPPAGLAPGEYRMQQVDVERSQEFRKCIECFLCQDTCHVVRDHEENKTAFAGPRFLMRVAELDMHPLDAAEEAGLDRKRTAQEEHGLGYCNITKCCTEVCPEGIKITDNALIPLKERAVDRKYDPLVWLGSRIRRRTPSDPG; this comes from the coding sequence ATGACCACCTACGACGCCCGCTTCCGGGTCTGGCGGGGCGACGCGGAGGGCGGGGACCTGCGGGACTTCACCGTCGAGGTGCACGACGGCGAGGTGGTCCTGGACATCGTCCACCGGCTCCAGGCCACCCAGGCCCCGGACCTGGCGGTGCGCTGGAACTGCAAGGCGGGCAAGTGCGGGTCGTGCAGCGCGGAGATCAACGGGCGGCCGCGGCTGATGTGCATGACCCGCATGTCGGTCTTCGACCGGGCCGAGACGGTCACGATCACCCCGCTGCGGGCCTTCCCGGTGGTGCGGGACCTGGTGACGGACGTGTCCTTCAACTACGAGAAGGCACGGTCGGTCCCCGCGTTCGTACCGCCGGCCGGGCTGGCGCCGGGCGAGTACCGGATGCAGCAGGTGGACGTGGAACGCTCGCAGGAGTTCCGCAAGTGCATCGAGTGCTTCCTGTGCCAGGACACCTGCCACGTGGTGCGCGACCACGAGGAGAACAAGACCGCCTTCGCCGGTCCCCGCTTCCTGATGCGGGTCGCCGAACTGGACATGCACCCCCTGGACGCGGCCGAGGAGGCGGGCCTGGACCGCAAGCGCACGGCCCAGGAGGAGCACGGGCTGGGCTACTGCAACATCACCAAGTGCTGCACGGAGGTCTGCCCGGAGGGCATCAAGATCACCGACAACGCCCTGATCCCGCTGAAGGAGCGGGCCGTGGACCGCAAGTACGACCCCCTGGTCTGGCTGGGCAGCCGCATCCGCCGCCGCACGCCTTCCGACCCCGGGTAG
- a CDS encoding fumarate reductase/succinate dehydrogenase flavoprotein subunit: MTEVDRQQWDVVVVGAGGAGLRAAIEARERGARTAVICKSLFGKAHTVMAEGGIAASMGNANAHDNWQVHFRDTMRGGKFLNQWRMAELHAKEAPDRVWELETWGALFDRTPDGRISQRNFGGHEYPRLAHVGDRTGLELIRTLQQKIVQLQQEDFREHGDHEARLKVFQECTVTRVLKDGDRVAGTFCYERETGRFFVLEAPAVVLATGGIGKSFKTTSNSWEYTGDGHALALLAGAPLLNMEFVQFHPTGMVWPPSVKGILVTESVRGDGGVLRNSEGKRFMFDYVPDVFKEKYAETEEEGDRWYEDPDNNRRPPELLPRDEVARAINAEVKAGRGSPHGGVFLDVSTRMPAEKIKRRLPSMYHQFKELADVDITAEPMEVGPTCHYVMGGIAVDSDTAATVGVPGLFAAGEVAGGMHGSNRLGGNSLSDLLVFGRRAGLHAAGHAAAGGERPAVSQEQIDAAAAEALAPFHADEGAENPYTLHQELQTTMNDLVGIIRREAEMAEALQRLAGLRARAARAGVEGHRQFNPGWHLALDLRNMLLVSECVARAALERTESRGGHTREDRPAMEREWRPVNLLCRPVDPAPADPAADRIALERVRTEPIRPDLLALFEKDELAKYLAEEELYG; encoded by the coding sequence ATGACCGAAGTCGACCGGCAGCAGTGGGACGTGGTCGTGGTCGGTGCGGGCGGTGCCGGGCTGCGGGCCGCGATCGAGGCCCGGGAGCGGGGCGCCCGCACCGCGGTGATCTGCAAGTCCCTCTTCGGCAAGGCGCACACCGTCATGGCGGAGGGCGGGATCGCCGCGTCCATGGGCAACGCCAACGCGCATGACAACTGGCAGGTCCACTTCCGCGACACCATGCGCGGCGGGAAGTTCCTCAACCAGTGGCGGATGGCCGAGCTGCACGCCAAGGAGGCCCCGGACCGGGTGTGGGAACTGGAGACCTGGGGCGCGCTCTTCGACCGGACCCCCGACGGAAGGATCTCCCAGCGCAACTTCGGCGGCCACGAGTACCCGCGCCTGGCACACGTCGGCGACCGCACCGGCCTGGAACTGATCCGCACCCTCCAGCAGAAGATCGTCCAGCTCCAGCAGGAGGACTTCCGGGAGCACGGGGACCACGAGGCCCGGCTCAAGGTCTTCCAGGAGTGCACGGTCACACGGGTGCTCAAGGACGGGGACCGGGTCGCGGGCACCTTCTGCTACGAACGCGAGACCGGCCGCTTCTTCGTCCTGGAGGCCCCGGCGGTGGTGCTGGCCACGGGCGGGATCGGCAAGTCCTTCAAGACCACCTCCAACTCCTGGGAGTACACCGGCGACGGCCACGCGCTGGCCCTGCTCGCGGGGGCGCCGCTGCTCAACATGGAGTTCGTGCAGTTCCACCCCACGGGCATGGTCTGGCCCCCGTCCGTGAAGGGCATCCTCGTCACGGAATCGGTGCGCGGCGACGGCGGGGTGCTGCGCAACAGCGAGGGCAAGCGGTTCATGTTCGACTACGTCCCGGACGTCTTCAAGGAGAAGTACGCCGAGACGGAGGAGGAGGGAGACCGCTGGTACGAGGACCCGGACAACAACCGGCGCCCGCCCGAGCTGCTGCCCCGCGACGAGGTCGCCCGGGCCATCAACGCCGAGGTGAAGGCCGGCCGCGGCTCCCCGCACGGCGGGGTGTTCCTGGACGTGTCCACCCGGATGCCGGCCGAGAAGATCAAACGGCGGCTGCCGTCGATGTACCACCAGTTCAAGGAGCTGGCGGACGTGGACATCACCGCCGAACCGATGGAGGTCGGGCCGACCTGCCACTACGTGATGGGCGGGATCGCGGTGGACTCCGACACCGCCGCCACCGTCGGGGTGCCGGGGCTGTTCGCGGCCGGGGAGGTCGCGGGCGGGATGCACGGCTCGAACCGGCTCGGCGGCAACTCCCTCTCCGACCTGCTGGTCTTCGGCCGGCGGGCCGGGCTCCACGCGGCCGGGCACGCGGCGGCCGGCGGGGAGCGCCCGGCGGTCTCGCAGGAGCAGATCGACGCGGCCGCCGCCGAGGCACTGGCCCCCTTCCACGCCGACGAGGGCGCGGAGAACCCGTACACGCTCCACCAGGAGCTCCAGACGACCATGAACGACCTGGTCGGCATCATCCGCCGCGAGGCCGAGATGGCCGAGGCCCTGCAGCGGCTCGCCGGCCTGCGCGCCAGGGCCGCCCGCGCCGGGGTCGAGGGGCACCGGCAGTTCAACCCGGGCTGGCACCTCGCGCTGGACCTGCGGAACATGCTGCTGGTCAGCGAGTGCGTGGCCCGGGCGGCCCTGGAGCGCACCGAGAGCCGGGGCGGGCACACCCGCGAGGACCGCCCGGCGATGGAGCGGGAGTGGCGGCCGGTGAACCTGCTGTGCCGGCCGGTCGATCCGGCCCCCGCCGACCCCGCCGCCGACCGGATCGCCCTGGAACGCGTACGGACCGAGCCCATCCGACCCGACCTGCTGGCGCTGTTCGAGAAGGACGAGCTGGCCAAGTACCTGGCCGAAGAGGAGCTCTACGGATGA